In Micromonospora inyonensis, the genomic window GCGGTCTTCGTCTGCGCGGCCTGCGGCCTGGTCTACGAGCTGGCCCTGGTCGCGCTCGGCAGTTACCTGATCGGCGACACGGTCGGTCAGGCGTCGATCGTGCTCGGTGTGATGGTCTTCGCGATGGGTGTCGGCGCGCTCGCCGCGAAGCCGCTCCAGTCCCGGGCCGCCGCCGCGTTCGCCCTGGTCGAGCTGCTGCTGGCGCTGCTCGGCGGGCTTTCGGTGCTCGGCCTCTACGCGGCCTTCGCCTGGCTGGACCTCTACGGGCCGGCCCTGGTCGGCACAGCGTTCGTGCTCGGGCTGCTGATCGGCGCGGAGATCCCGCTGCTGATGGTGCTGCTGCAACGGATCCGGGAGCAGTCCGCCGGCAGCGCGGTGGCCGACCTGTTCGCCGCCGACTACGTCGGCGCGCTGCTCGGCGGGCTCGCCTTCCCGTTCCTGCTGCTCCCGGTCTTCGGGCAGCTCAAGGGGGCGCTGGTGGTCGGCGCGGTGAACGCCGTCGCCGGGGTGGCCCTGGTGGTCACGGTGTTCCGGCGGGAGCTGAGCCGCCGGGCGCACGTCACGATCACCGTCGGGTCCGTCGTGGTCGCGCTCTGCCTCTCGTACGCCTGGATCACCGCCCGGGACTTCGAGGTGACCGCCCGACAGCAGCTCTACCGGGATCCGGTGGTGCACGCCGAGCGCAGCCGCTACCAGGAGATCGTGCTGACCCGGTCGGTGGCCGAGGTGGACCGGCAGGCCACCGACCTGCGGCTCTTCCTCAACGGCGATCTCCAGTTCAGCTCGGTTGACGAGTACCGCTACCACGAGGCGCTGGTGCATCCGGCGCTGCGCGGCCCGCGCGGCGAGGTGCTGGTGCTCGGGGCCGGGGACGGGCTGGCCGTCCGGGAGCTGCTGCGCTACCCGGACGTGCGCCGGGTGACCGTGGTCGACCTCGACCCGGCCGTGGTGGCGCTGGCCCGGAGCGAGGCGCAGCTGCGCCAGCTCAACGGAGACGCCTTCGCCGACCCCCGGGTACGCGTGGTGCACGCCGACGCGTTCGGCTGGCTGCGCACCGTCGGGGAACGATTCGACGTGGTGGTGGCGGACCTGCCCGACCCGGACGAGACGGCCACCGCGAAGCTCTACACCGTCGAGTTCTACTCGTTGGTCCGCTCGGCGCTCGCCGACTCGGGGCGGTTGGTGGTGCAGTCCGGTTCGCCGTACTTCGCACCCCGGTCGTACTGGTCGATCGAGGCATCGGTACGGGCGGCCGGCTTCGCCACCCGGCCGTACCACGTGGACGTACCGTCGTTCGGCGACTGGGGGTTCGTGCTGGCCGCCCCCGGCCCCACCCCGCCCCCGCTGGAACTGCCCGCCGACGCGCCGTCGCTGCGGTTCCTGGACACCGGCACGCTGGCCGCGGCCGGGACGTTCCCCGCCGACCGGCGTCGGGTCGACGTGCCCGCCTCCACCCTGCTCGAACCGAAGGTGCTGAAGTACGCCCGCGCGGAGTGGCGCGGCTACTGAGCTGCTGCGGGGTTGCCGCCGCACGCGAGCGGGTAGGGCACCCGCGTCGCCCGGCGGGTCCGTCCCGTCCGTCCCGTACGGCTGGCGGAATGCCGCTACGGTGTGGTGGCGATCCAAGGGAAGGAGAGTCGTGGCCGAAACCCACAGCACCCCGGCCCGGGCGCGCCCGGGCAGCGTGACGATATCCAGCTATCTGCTGATCCTGGTGGCCGTCATCCAGGTGATCAACCTGGTGCTCACCCTCGCCACCATCGGCGACACCCGTCGGGTGCTGGAGGACGCGTACCGCGACAGCTCGGTCAACGGGATGGACGCGGTCGCCGACTTCGCCACCGTCGTCGCCGTGGGGGCGGGCATCGTCACCCTGCTCCTGGCGGTGGGGCTGGTGGTGCTGGCAGTGCTGAACAACCGGGGGAAGAACGGTGCCCGGATCACCACCTGGGTGCTCGGCGGGGTCCTCCTCTGTTGCAGCGGTGGCGGCCTGATCAGCGGGGCGGCCGGCTCGTTCAGCGGCCCGGTCGGTGGTTCCAGCGCCGACATGCCCAGCCAGGAGGAGATCGCTCGCCGGCTGGAGGAGGCCCTTCCGTCCTGGTACACCCCGGTCAGCACGCTGGTCAACGTGCTCGCGGTGCTCGCGCTGATCGCGGCGCTGGTGCTGCTGGCCCTGCCCGCCTCGAACCAGTTCTTCCGCAAGCAGCAGCCGGCCTGGGAGCCCCCGGTCCCGGGCGCCTACCCCGGATACCCGTCCGGTACGCCGGGCTACCCGACGACCGGTCAGCCGGGCTACCCGTCGGCCCCGGGCTACCCGGGGCAGCCGCCGTCGGGCCAGCCGGGCTACCCGATCCAGGGCCAGCCGGGCTACCCGCCCGCCCCCGGCTATCTGCCGCCCTCCGGGACCGGCCAGCCGGAGCAGCCTCCGGCCGGTGGCTCCGACGGCCCCTCCGGCGACCAGAACCCGCCGGCTGACCGGCCGCCCTCGGCGGGCTGACCACCGATAAGCGGGACGTACGACGATCCCTCCGAGTAGGTTGCAACGCGACGCCTACCCGGAGGGATCGT contains:
- a CDS encoding polyamine aminopropyltransferase; this translates as MSTGAPERPRWRLARSAVLVAVFVCAACGLVYELALVALGSYLIGDTVGQASIVLGVMVFAMGVGALAAKPLQSRAAAAFALVELLLALLGGLSVLGLYAAFAWLDLYGPALVGTAFVLGLLIGAEIPLLMVLLQRIREQSAGSAVADLFAADYVGALLGGLAFPFLLLPVFGQLKGALVVGAVNAVAGVALVVTVFRRELSRRAHVTITVGSVVVALCLSYAWITARDFEVTARQQLYRDPVVHAERSRYQEIVLTRSVAEVDRQATDLRLFLNGDLQFSSVDEYRYHEALVHPALRGPRGEVLVLGAGDGLAVRELLRYPDVRRVTVVDLDPAVVALARSEAQLRQLNGDAFADPRVRVVHADAFGWLRTVGERFDVVVADLPDPDETATAKLYTVEFYSLVRSALADSGRLVVQSGSPYFAPRSYWSIEASVRAAGFATRPYHVDVPSFGDWGFVLAAPGPTPPPLELPADAPSLRFLDTGTLAAAGTFPADRRRVDVPASTLLEPKVLKYARAEWRGY